The following nucleotide sequence is from Vidua chalybeata isolate OUT-0048 chromosome 18, bVidCha1 merged haplotype, whole genome shotgun sequence.
GCTTTATGGTGCAGAATCTCTCTCACATCCGCTCACAAGCACCAAAATGTGTGTCCAAGTGGCCTGTCACAGGTCTGACATATGCAGGGGAAATGGCAGCTCTCAAGGCCTTGCTGTGTCTGTTCTTCATTGCTGATGATAAATGAGTTTTTGGGCACATCTTCCATTCTCTGTAGCTATTCCACGGGGACCCTTTGCCTCAGAGTCTGGCTGACTTGAGTCTCCATAAAGCTTGGGGTAGGGGCTGCTGCTCACTGTCTGCTTTCCCTTGTTTGGGGTAGATGTGCTGTGCCATCCTTTTAGTGAGAGAACTCTTCCCAGCTGAGAAGTCTTACATTGATGGCAGCACAAAATTCCTCAGGTTTATGTGGGAGCAGTGTCCTTAGAGTTGTACCTGTTATCAGCACAGGCTGGTTCTGTCAGCCCCTCTGTGTCTTCTGGTGCTCTCCCCCTTTTCCATCTCTATTTCATCCATTCATTCCCTTAGAAATGTTCAGAGCACAGGTGGAAGTCAGGCTGGAAAGTGCTCCAGCCAGTTCATCCTTCCTGCTTCTGCCAGGGAACCATTATTTTGCCCTGATGCCTCATGTATTCCATGGGAACAGCCCCCTCCAGATCTGGTGCCACTCTTAGTCCCTTTAGGATTGAGAAGAGGGAAAATCCCCTGCATTTTCACCCTCTGTACTCCCTTGGCCCTTTCCTTTCTTGCTGTTCTTTCCATGTGTGAGACCTGTTTGCCTTCGGGGTGttccttccttctgcctgtGTGTAAACACTGCACCTGTTCTGTACAGATTAACCTCTTGAAAGTTCACAGGAGTAAAAGTTCTCTTCCTGCAGCAAGGAATGTGCAGGTGGAGGTGTGGAAGGATTGAACCCTAGACTGCTTCAGGGAACAGATCTGTAGGCACTGGGCTGAGGAGTGGGGAGCCCCAAATCTGGAGCACTGGGGCAGAACGCTCAGGAGCAAAACATATTTATGGGGTGCCAAGTGTTGGTGCTGCACTCTGGACTTCATTTCTTAGTCTGAAATTCATTGTGTCACTTAATTTCCAAGAACAACAGAGGTGATGTGGGCATAGCCTTTGATAGGTGAGGAGGAGATTTCTGGAGATGCTTTAGCTCAGCAGGAGAAGCATCAGCAAAAGTTAGAAGTTCAACCTCTGGCCTGTAGCAGGTCCTGTTGGTGGAACATCTTATCCTGGCCTGGAGCAAATTTTGGACACGGACTTGGCACTGCTGTGGGAGAGCCTCCCAGGATATGTAGAGGTTTTGTGTGGGAATAACCAGCTGACAGTCTTCAGCCCATCCTATGGGTGGTAccaaaatgttctctttttgtttaaaactgcACTTTGAAAACCTCACAAGCAGTAAGCATtctagtgacaggacaaaggtGCAGCCCTGCCTTGGGCTGTggttctgtgtttgttttggatGGGAAGCACCTGTGAAGGAGACGTGCAGTTCCACACCTCCAGGGATTCCTTGGCACATCTGTGTGTGGGTTGATGCAAGAACTCTTGGCTCTTCTGTGGGTCAAATCACAACAGGACCTTTTTGCTGGTGTTTTGGGAGGGTGGAGATTTTTAGGCTTTTGGTTTGTTAACTTTGTGGGAGCAGGTTTTTTTtagacagagctgtgctgggagagtcTGGAAGTTCAGGATGTAAAGCTGATGGCTTCAGGAGACTGTTCCTGAGGTGAGCACACAAagtgcagctctggctggaCATCCTGGAGGGGCTGTGTGCCACCGATGTGGGGCAGTTTCTGCTGGTTGAGGCTGACAGGACTATTAACCACAGCCAGGGTTTGGGATCACTTTGATCCTCCCCAGAGATAGGACACAGGGAGTGTTGCAGAGAACTTTCTTGCCAGAGCTGGGTGGTTTCAAAGATCACCTGAGGTGTGTGTACAGTTCCTGCAGAGACAAGCCCCAGGAAGGTGTGTTCTTGCAGCTCACACGAGGGTTTGCCATGatggtttttttattaattcaagTAATTTCAAAATCCTCTGAATAAATGCTCCCCAAAATAAGCCTCAGACATCCCTCTGACACCTCTGGTGTGgggcttgttttggtttgatcTCTTGGTGGGGTCTTGTTCAGCACTGCATTAGGCACACACAGGGGCATGGCCTGTTAATTCTGCCGGGATCAGAGTCCAGAATCCCTCTGGCTGTTAAATCAGCACGTGTGTGGATCACGTTtggaaggagcagctgggagagagcCAGGACTGTGCCTTGCTCTCAAGTGATGACTCAGTGTCCCTCCCTGGTAGCTGTGCCAGGaggaccagggcagtgggaTTTCATTGTCCTGCTGTGTTTATCTCATTTCCATTGGATAAAGCTGTAGCAatcattttttccctccctcaaGGCTTGGCTGTGGGGACTGTGACAGCCCCTCGTGGTCCCTGCTGGCTGTCACTTACAGCTGTGCACACCTGGGGCTGCGggatgcagggcagggagcaagACTTGCAGGGAAAGAGTTTTCAAGGGGAATGACGACAAATTAATTGCAGCCCTGCAAGTGTTTCTGACCACGTGCTGTCCTTGCTGATAGATCCACCACAGGCAACCCCAAAGTGCTGGGCTGAGAGCTCCTCATCAGGGCTGATGCTGCAGCTGTTCTGCAGCTGGCCCGGGGGTTACCCCCACCCCACCCTGCACTGGAGAGAAGAGGGGCAGGATTTGGAGAACTCCAGCTGGGTCatcagctccaccagctcctcaGACACCCACGTGGAGACACTgaacagctcccagctctcccaccGAAAAGTCTTCAAGTGTGTGGGCAGCCACGTGGtgaagcaggagcagcctgccTGCACTGTGGAGATAAGTGAGTGGATTTGCTGCCTCATTAACTGCTAATGAAGCTGGTGAATGGGGGGGAGGTGGGTACCCAGGtcattccctgctctccagagcaCTGAGGACGTCAGGGAAGGCATGGCAGGGCACCTGAGGCCCAGATGTCCTGCAGCTGACATCCATCACGGCAGAGTTGTAGGTGAGCTGTGTTTTGGGCCCATCTTTAGGTGCCAACAAATTTCACCCCAGCAGTGTTTTCACCTGTGGAAAGCTCCCACACACCTGTGTGAAAGTGAGAGGTGGTTTGGGGGCTGTGGGCAGCTTGAGATGAGGTTTGGTAAGGTTGGGTTTAAGGGTTGTGTGTGCCCTTCAGGCATCTCAGGGATCTGGGTGGCTGATGGAAATCTGGGCTGTGCTTATCCTCCAAGGGTTGTCAAGGCTTCACAAGAGCTCTGCTGTTCCCAAGGAAAGCAATGCCTGAGCTGCTCTTCTCCTCTCTGCCATCTACCTGCTGGCTACCCTCAGGCCATTTTTCCCTGGGGATATGAAGACAGGTGTCAGAAGGGACTGAGCACCATGAAAGCTGCTCAGGTCGCTGCTTGGGAGGCTCCTGAGTGAGCCAAATGCCAAACCCATAACGCTTGCTTCCCAGACTCCCGCCTGCCTCCCTTCTGTTAATGATTATTAATCAGCCAGAAGCTTGATTGCTCGTTATGTTAATTGCCTCCATTCCCTCCTTGACtcctgtttttgttttatttctccccGGGGGTGTTCAGAACTCCCTTCCCTGGAATCGGAGCCCCCGCAGACCTGCTTTGTGGGTGACAGTGTGACCCTGACCTGCCGGGTGACCGAGAGCACCCCGGCAGCTCGGCTCAGCTGGCTCCGGGACATCACCCAGCCCGAGGTGGAGATCCAGCCTGGGGGGAGGTTTCTCATCGCCCAGGAGGGCAACGTGTCCCGGCTCACCATCCAGAACTGCTCCCAGGGCACGGATGGTGGCTGCTACGTCTGCAAGGCCCAGAACCCCGTGGGGCTCAGGGAGCTCTTCGTCTGCCTCACGGTGAAGCGtgagtggggctgtggcaggagggcctggggacactgcacACCTGCTCTTTGGCTTGCACTGAGAATTCCTCATCCGtctgtgtcccctctctgcAGAGCCGGTGAACATCGTTGGGGTCGTGGGTGCTGTGGTGGTCCTGTCCCTCCTGACTGTTCTCACCGTCACCGGGGTTGTGTTGTACTACAATCCCCTCCTGTGCCTCAGAGGTAGGGATTGGTTCCTCCTTCCTGGGGCTCTATCCCTAACCCACTTGTCCCTCCCCATGTGCTGGAGTCAGTCAGGGTTGCCTGTGCCGTGTCTGGGCAGGTCACCTCCACGTTTGTGCCTCTGTATGGGGCTGCCAGTGACCGTCTGGGGGAGACACAGACATGGAGGCAGGATTGGCAGGGGTTGTCCAGTCCACTAAAACCAGTGGCACTCCCAGAGGGGCAGTTTCTAATGCTGTCTGTCTTTTCTCTCCCGTTCAGGTGCTGCATTCAGGTGAGTTGACATTCCTCAGCCCAGTCCCTCATGGCATCACTACTCAGCCTTCCTGTAGGGCAGGGAACAGGCTCTCCTCAGCCTTTCATCCAGCTTGCTCTGCTGTTCCCAGGAATGCAGACTCAGGGGATGTCTTAGTGCTGGTGGACTCTGAAGATGAcgaggaggggaaggggagcgAGGAGGCCCCGAGCAGCTGCAGCGAGCACGAGGCCATGGCGCTGGTCGGtgggagcagggcccaggctgcTCACCTGAACCACCTCACAGAAGGTGAGGAGCCAcctgctccctgctgagctctgggtcttcccagagcagctgccagggagggaggaatTCTTGATGGCTGTTGTagctgagatgctgct
It contains:
- the VSIG10 gene encoding V-set and immunoglobulin domain-containing protein 10, yielding MAGGAGASHKTCIFHTDKPPVGPLAGPGGRVLRGRARPPSAGLRPGRRPGSTAPAGPCGRHTAVRRLGAMPPARLFLALCFWRLVPRREAAGTDEVVFGQVGGSILLLCRNVSKEAAEVVWFQGDPHSFPPLFSSRVSFPPDVRFSLVDNSSLSITELRAQDEGNYTCREVLNKTDHEHRVQLLVANPPQATPKCWAESSSSGLMLQLFCSWPGGYPHPTLHWREEGQDLENSSWVISSTSSSDTHVETLNSSQLSHRKVFKCVGSHVVKQEQPACTVEIKLPSLESEPPQTCFVGDSVTLTCRVTESTPAARLSWLRDITQPEVEIQPGGRFLIAQEGNVSRLTIQNCSQGTDGGCYVCKAQNPVGLRELFVCLTVKQPVNIVGVVGAVVVLSLLTVLTVTGVVLYYNPLLCLRGAAFRNADSGDVLVLVDSEDDEEGKGSEEAPSSCSEHEAMALVGGSRAQAAHLNHLTEGDDDELHGGVSAQEVREERDTRLIASIPP